The genomic window GATGGTATTGAAGCTAAAGGGCTGGATAAAAATTATAATCTGATTGTTGACAGAACTCCTAAGATGAATTGTTTAGCTAGAAGTACTCCTGAATTTATTTTGAAACGAATTTATGAAAATTCAGAAGGAAGACTCAAAGAAGTCTATGGTGAAATTTTGAAGAAATTTGAGTAAATATTTATAAACAAAACTACTAACAAAGCTATTACATATTTAAAAAGAAAATATTAAATTGGATGAAGAATATGCGACCAAAATTTGAAAAAATAAAATCTTATAAAGAATTTAACAAATATTATTGGTATAAGGAAGAATTACAGCAAATATGTAAGGAACTTGGAATTGAATATAATGGAAATAAGTCAGAATTAAATAATTATGTCAAAGAATATTTTGATGGAAATATTGTTAAACATCAAAAGAAAGTTAGTATAAAAAAAACTAATAATAATCTTACTCTTGACACAAAACTATTAGAATTTGGATTTGCTATGAGAAATGAATATAGGGATTTTTTTGGGAAACAAATTGGCATTAAAAATTTTAAATATACAGCTGATATGGCAGCTGCACTAAAAAAAGTTAGGCAAACAAAAGATGAAAATTTTACGGTTAAAAATTTAATAGATGTATATTTAGGAAAAAATGATTATGCAAAATATAATAACTCATCTTGTCAGTGGAATAAATTTTATCAGGATTTTTGTAATGACAGTATATCTATGATGTTTTCTAATAAAATAAAAGCTGCATCTATACTTTGGAAAAAAGTGAGAGATTCAGATTTAGAAAAAATTTATTCAAGAAATTTATATGAAAAATATAAATCTGAATTAAAATCAGAACAAAATAGATAAAACAAACTCGTAATTCAAAATTAATGATTTAATAAAACTCATTTTATGAAATCTTATTTATTGTTAATGATTTGGAAATAGAATAAATATAATTTGTCATGTTATACTGGATAAACTGGTAAAATTTTATATAATTTAAGAACTAAGATATTATTATGTATATAGTTTTAGAAGGAATTGATGGAGCTGGAAAATCAACTCAAATAACAGCTCTTAAACAATGGCTTGAAGATTCTGGTTTTGAAGTAGAAACATTTGTTGAACCTACTGATTCTGAGATTGGAATTCTAATTAGAAAAATGCTTCAAAATCCTAGTGCCACTGATGAAAATATTCAAAAAACTCTTGGCCTTCTTTTTGCAGCTGATCGTCTTCTTCTCATGGATAAAATAGATAGCGAAGAATATTGTAACAAAGTTATCATAAGTGATAGATCATTTTATTCTAGCTTAGCTTATCAAAATCCTCAAAATTGGATAGCTGATATCAACAAGTTTGCAAAAAAACCAGATATTGTTCTCCTTTTAGATCTTGATGTAGATATAGCTATAGAACGTTGTTCTGGTGAAGACGAGTTTGAAAAAAAATCTTTTTTAGTTGATGTTAAAAATAAGTATTTGGATTTAGCTAAAAATGATAAAGATATATTTAAAATTATAAATGCTAACAATGGTCCTAAAAAAGTGCAATCGGATATTAGAAAAGCTGTAGCTCCTTTTTTAGGTATTTGTGTTAGTGGTATTGATTGATATCATATTTATTTTTCATTACTTTCTTCTTCGTTCTCATTATCTTCTTCGTCTTTTGATTTAGAAAGTTCGTTCAATCTCTCATTAATGGATTTCACAATGTAATCTTTAGCATCTTCTAATTCTTCCATTGTTCCAACAAGTACTGGCCCATAATCAGTATGTTTTAATTTCACATCAAATTTTTCAATTGTATGTGCAAGAATTTGCTCTCCAACACCATTTGGTAATCTCATTTCATAATCCATAGTTAATCACATTTACAATTTGTTTTTATTAATATATTTTTAATAGTATATTATTTATAACATTTTATTCTATATTATATCAATATCTATATTATTATCAATATTTTTAATATATACATTTTAATAATATCTTTGTTATTGTTTTAGTATATTCTTAATATTTATTTAATATTTATTTTCAATATATAACTTTTTATTAATGATTTTAAGTTTTTATTAAGTATATTTTCAAATCAAAATTTTTATTAATATAATTAAAAAATTTTAGTTAGTTATTTGCCATGTATTCTCTTACATTAGCTAAGTAATTTATCATATATGTAGCTACTGCATTCTTTAAATCCATTGGATGAAGTTCACCAGATACATACATATCGAGAAGTTCATTTTCATTCAACTCTAAGTTCCCACCA from Methanobrevibacter sp. TMH8 includes these protein-coding regions:
- a CDS encoding SAP domain-containing protein, translated to MRPKFEKIKSYKEFNKYYWYKEELQQICKELGIEYNGNKSELNNYVKEYFDGNIVKHQKKVSIKKTNNNLTLDTKLLEFGFAMRNEYRDFFGKQIGIKNFKYTADMAAALKKVRQTKDENFTVKNLIDVYLGKNDYAKYNNSSCQWNKFYQDFCNDSISMMFSNKIKAASILWKKVRDSDLEKIYSRNLYEKYKSELKSEQNR
- the tmk gene encoding dTMP kinase, with translation MYIVLEGIDGAGKSTQITALKQWLEDSGFEVETFVEPTDSEIGILIRKMLQNPSATDENIQKTLGLLFAADRLLLMDKIDSEEYCNKVIISDRSFYSSLAYQNPQNWIADINKFAKKPDIVLLLDLDVDIAIERCSGEDEFEKKSFLVDVKNKYLDLAKNDKDIFKIINANNGPKKVQSDIRKAVAPFLGICVSGID